The Musa acuminata AAA Group cultivar baxijiao chromosome BXJ3-6, Cavendish_Baxijiao_AAA, whole genome shotgun sequence region GTTATCTGACAGGGTGTACAGAATAGttgaaataattaataaaattgcATGTGTCAATTGTCCAGAGACACAAGGACCAATGTGTGCCACTATATTACCATTTCATGTACTGCATCAAAAAGAGCTTCACAATAAATATTCAGCAAATGAGACCTTAACTCTTGTGTGATAAACTAAAGAGAGGAAAAGGCATCTAGCAATTATTCAATGTCCCAAAAGTCAATAGAACCTAATTGATGACAGGTTAGCAGTGAAAGAATCAATATTGTGCTCTAAAGTTagagaaaaatagaaaatatatcGAATATTTTTTCTAATCCTTAAAAAATGTTTTCATAAATGCTAAATTAATTTAATCATGGACCCTTGCAAAAGCTTTCAATGAACTTGTGAGAACCAAGTTTTTTTAACATAGAATTAAAGCTTCAATCTTCTTTCAAAACCATACAATGCAATAAATCTCGTTTAAATAAGCATTCAAATATTTAAGATCATATAAATTGAATTTCTAGAAATACGAACTTCTGGGAAGGACAACGGGCCCAGGGCTTATATCTCTAGTGCATATAATCGTGAAACCAAATTATTATATGTCCTATTGTTGGTAACAATTCTTCAAAAGAAGTTGATGACTGCAATGTCATGTAATTAAGTTAAAACAACAAGCAAATTCTGATCCTCAAGAAACCAGTCACGTCTGAATATCAGCCAACTGAAGCAAAAAACAAATAAATGTTCGTGTTTTAAGTATCAAGGCAAGGTAGCACAAACATACCACTCCCTTGAGAACAATATCTGTTTCAGAGTCCTTATTCTGATAGACCACTCCAGGACAATCAATTAGAAAGATCCTCTTGGTTAGAGTAATGTATTGCCACACCTTAGTTTCTCCAGGAATGGGAGCCACTTTACAAACCTGTGGAAATGAAGGGTGTTCAGTCAACTGGTAAAAATGCTTAACTGCTTACAAAATAAGATGAAACTTTCTTAATATTTTGAATAACTGCAGACAATGAAAAAAAATGGTGCATGTCATTAATGGACAACCTCTGGTTGCTGTCCATGGGAAAGAATTTATGGTACATGAGAAGAAAATATTCAGGCACACAAAAGGTTGCTTGCTAAAAGCATACACTTCATAAAATGCATAACTAAAAAATATGAATACATTAAAGTGACTAATAACAATTAAGTCCATGTGTGACAAACATGAAAATTCTAAATTCAATAAAAAAACAGAAAAATAGAGCTTAAGTAGATAAATCATACAGGTGGGTGCACAAGTGCAGACAGGGTTTAGCATCTAATGCGATTGAACATCGGAGGCAGTACTATAATGTCTTAAAGTGCACTACTGCTCACAGTTAAAATTGACAGAAACTCGTGGCTGTCTAGAATATAAGATCGCCTTCTCTCCATGTCAGTGAATAAGATGATGATTAGGTGGCAGCTCTATATGCATCTTTTTAAACAAAAGAAGATTCATACGGAATTCTCACAAGATCATTCAAGTCTTAATGTTTCATATAATTAACAGGAAAAATGGAAAATGAAAAAAATCAATTGCAACAAGATGCAATTCAAATGGATTAGTGTAGCAACTTTGAGTTGGCTTATTAGCAAATATGCACCATGTCTTGTTGCAATTTTTAAACAGCTgttgagatacattatgataaggGTTGCATTTTCTTAAAGCAGCCATCAACATAATTTGTGCAACTTCACATACATAAAAATCAATAAATTAAGATTCGACCATCAAGCATTTTTTGACATCCATAATGCCGTGAGAGTTTACATTTTTTGTGCGAAGTGTGTTAATAACAGACGACTTCCCCACATTAGGATACCCCACAAATCCCACAGATATTGCTTGCTTGTCACTCTTCAAACGTGCAAACTGTCTAAGAACTGATAGAAGAGAACCCTGCAGGGAAAAAAAAGAACTCAGTCTTGGTATAGCCAAAAGCCAAAAATAATTAGAAAATTGAAAAATCATAAAGACCTTGCCAAATGATTTGTTGATGCTTGCATGGAATGCTAGGGTGGGGAATTCCTTTGACAGCAGCCGCAACCATCCTTTTGTTGCCCATGCAGGAACCAGATCACACTTTACACATAAAGTACCAATAAGAAAACCACCCAAATGTAAGTAAGATGTTAGTGCTGAAAAGCAACAGACCAATCTGAGATTTCCTAAAGACACAAACCTTGTTCAGCAAAAGAACCATGTGCTTATGTTTGCAGTGCTCCTTCAGGTGCTTCTCCAAATGGAAGCATCTTGTACCTTGTGGATCCCTAGCATCTAAGACCTACAATTAAGAGTTCCTTGAATGAGAACAGAAAACGggcaaaataataacaataaacgcAGGACAAAGGAGAGAGAAAATGTCAACAAAATTTACAATTTATTGTTTGAATATCAATAGAGGATATTGCTGTGAGAGACAAGAATTTGCAGGTGTTCTCAGAGGACTAAATATAATCAAATTACAATATAGTCTCTTTTAAGTTTCCTTCCATGGAGAGTCTacattacaaaaaaataatggaCTTTCAGGGGTGGATATATGAATATGAGTATTCATTCTCATCTAGGTAAATCTCCGTTTGACTCAGAGCAGACAAAGATTTAAAATGATTTTTCAATTTTTTAGCAACCAAatattacataaagtttcaaactaACAGAAGCTAACCTGGACTACTACATCTGAAGAGTCCACAACTTTGTATAGTTCACCCCAGATCCTCTTGCTTTGGCCCTTTTCGAACATTGTATGTCTGACCAAGTCTCTTAAGCCATCCTCTTTATCTACCTCCTTGGATAAAAAATTAGCAGATTTCTGCTCAAAGACATCTGTAGGGGAAAAAACTTTAAGGTCAaatacaaaggaaaaaaaataactaGTGAAAAAACAGAACAAATTAATTGAACCAACTTATAGGACTGGACTCATCTGGCAAAACTAGATCCACACATCGAGCTCACCAAAAATAAAGTTacataaaaaatcatgatttagtaAAAAATCACATATTAGTCCATACCTTGCGAACTATCTGCTTTTTTAACTAACGATTCATAATCAAATGCCAAAAGTTTTGggcgttttcttttcctttttggccCAAAAGCATCCTCAAAAGACTCCGTGTCAAGAAGATGTGCCTTGGCTTGCTGGATAAATAAAGGAAAAGCTTAGACCTCCCTATTTTACGTTTGAAAATATTAGTacataaaatgaaaaagaatagAGAAGCTTGTTCATGCTTCATTCTTAGCATGGAATGCAAAGCCCTTTACTACTCAATAATGAACAAGCTAAAAACATAGGATAGTCCACTAGAATGTTAATAATTGGGAAAGAGCAAAACTCAAGGTGTACAAAGCCCTAAACCCATTACAGAGAACAATATGGTTAAATGCCTCCTACTCAGAAGGATCTATCAAATGAGATCCAAAAACATATCCACATTATCAAATCTGTAACTAAATCAAATATGACAATTATTTTCTTTCACTGATAGTTCTCCAAGTGCAAAGTAGAAGAAATTTCACCAAAGTAAATGTATACTGCCTAGACCAATATCAAAAGATGCCAAAACTTTGTTCCAGTTTCCAACTTAGATATCTGCAGGATGATAAATGGCAAATGACAAGTATAACATCAATGCATAAGACCAACTCGATCCCAACAAATGATGCCCTTGTTCCCATACTTGTTAGATACAACCTATTAATACTGTTATAAGAAACTGTAATCTTTCATGGAACTTCATTTCAGTATTTGTTTCTAAATTCATGCCAGATCATTATGAAACTCCCTAGTAATACAATAAAGGAAAATTTGTTTGACAAAATGAGACTTATTTGTGCTAATTGATCATTGGTGGATTAGTAGATTCAAAAGAAAAGATTGGAACAACTAGTGTAAGGAAAATTAGACGAATGAACTGCATATTAGTAGATGAGAACCTGGCTCAAGAAAGGGTATAGATTTAGCACTGTAGAAGCAAGCATCCAATCGgaatgaaatcaaatactttaatgAATTCTGCCATCACCAGAACTGTATGCTCCCCTAACTAAATACAATGACTACATTCCTTATGAGGCAAAAAATCTCATTTCTAACAGGTTCACCGCATGATCTGTGTAATGGTTTCATACCTTCTGATGATCATTTAAAAGGGACATGGGCAATTTCCTCTCCTTCAATATCACATTGTAGTTATTCGAGAGTCTGTTCTGAAGCTCCTCGCGGAAGAACTCGAGTTCTTTCTGGTTCACGACTCGTGTGTTTCCTGGGTTACAAGCAAAAATCACCATATATAATCATCAGTATGCCCAATTACCAAATAAATACAGGTGGCAATACCCGAAAGGAAAAGTAATTGCCAAAGAATCAGATACCGACTTCGACATTAATAGTTCAATAACAAAACCCTTCCCATTAATTTCATggatttatataaattaaatagcTGTATTTAACTCAAAACACAAAAAGATCCAGTAGGAGCAAGAACAAAGCCGAAATTGGGCAAGGGAACGCACCAAACCATCGACGATCAGGCTCGATGCGGGTGGAAGGCAGCTCCTTGGACTGGAGCTCGTGCTTCAAGATTTTCCCCTTTCGATCCCTTTTCGGCCGACTGCTGTACATCTTGAGCCGCCGCACCGTCGCGGCGGTCCGGGCGCCCTTGTCCACCGCGCCGCCATTGCTCCGGTTGACATCCAGCGAGTGCTTCGGCTTTCCGGACACGTTCACCTTCCTCTCCTTCATCttcgccatcgccgcagccgatcCCAGAAAAGGAACGGGCGGCAGGAAGAACAAAGATACGCTTCTGGCGCCCGAGTTAGGGTTTTGGGATGACGCGGAGGGCGGGTGGAGTCGGCGGCATTAGGGCTCGTGTAATGCAGGCAACGAACCAACCCGTGGATTTAAGCTGAACCGATTCCGGTCCAACTAACATGGCTCCGGACCGGTCGACTTAATAGATAGTGCTTCTGTCGGTTCGATTAACCCGACTCGAACCAAGCGACGGGCACCGGTTCAGCGGTCTCCATTTGCATCACAATTTGTACGTTAATAATTGGTAGGAGTATTAGGCTGTTACTATTAAACATAAGGTAAATTTGACACTATTAAATACATATGATTGAAGATACACATTTATGCAATTATGATTGGATATAAAAACAAATTTGCATGGATATTATCCGAGAAATTTTGTCCCTATGATTGATTTTACTTGATTTCGATGCGTCATCACATTGGATCCAATCTATCCCTCACAAATCTCATCTGTGACGGAGCACTTGCGTCTCTAAAATAGCAGAGGCCttatttacatatatatcctCGCCAAGTTTGAAAATAACGGATTTATCCTTGTAATCTTAATATAGAATATACCTTTGTATCGAAATGTTTGCATATACTCCTGCTGTGTAATACCCATCCAAAAAAATCGGAATAACATTGGCTAGTTTAGGTTAACAattgtaaaaatatataatatctaaTATATTCCTCGTATTCTTACTACCATAATTGCTTTTAAAAGTTTTAAATCTCATAAAATTTCAACTTACCGTGAAGTAAATGGTACACATATTGATCCATGTCATAAAATCTCGTAAAGTGATGTCGGTATATATTATTGAATCCTACATTTTGATGATGAGATCATAAATTTATtagactaaatattttttttagataaGTAACCTaagaaatatttcaatcatagacTTTGATCACCGAAGGGTCAATTGTCAAATGGGAGAGTCAGACATTACATCAAAAATTTATCACATTGAAAATTAGACATCGAGCCACCAGAAATCAAACTTATCAAAATAATCATTGGGCTTGAAGCTAGACCATATTAGGCCTCTTAGAAGGTCAAATTGGTAACCTAAAACAggcttgggtagtggtaccactaggccCAGGCGATAGTATCGTTTAAGTTAACTAATAAGTACTAATTTTGTTTGTTAGACTTTTCGATGGTAGTATCACCCAAGGcaatagtagtacca contains the following coding sequences:
- the LOC135641744 gene encoding nuclear/nucleolar GTPase 2-like, with product MAKMKERKVNVSGKPKHSLDVNRSNGGAVDKGARTAATVRRLKMYSSRPKRDRKGKILKHELQSKELPSTRIEPDRRWFGNTRVVNQKELEFFREELQNRLSNNYNVILKERKLPMSLLNDHQKQAKAHLLDTESFEDAFGPKRKRKRPKLLAFDYESLVKKADSSQDVFEQKSANFLSKEVDKEDGLRDLVRHTMFEKGQSKRIWGELYKVVDSSDVVVQVLDARDPQGTRCFHLEKHLKEHCKHKHMVLLLNKCDLVPAWATKGWLRLLSKEFPTLAFHASINKSFGKGSLLSVLRQFARLKSDKQAISVGFVGYPNVGKSSVINTLRTKNVCKVAPIPGETKVWQYITLTKRIFLIDCPGVVYQNKDSETDIVLKGVVRVTNLEDASEHIGEVLKRVKKEHLQRAYKIEDWADENDFLVQLCKSTGKLLKGGEPDLMTAAKMILHDWQRGKIPFFVPPPQQEGNSSENSDAPETTAGSDAPEGSADPTISADRTTAAMKAIAGIISSQQQMLVPSHKGLFGDELENEKLEETLEDDSDQKC